The following are encoded in a window of Peromyscus maniculatus bairdii isolate BWxNUB_F1_BW_parent chromosome X, HU_Pman_BW_mat_3.1, whole genome shotgun sequence genomic DNA:
- the LOC143271059 gene encoding periphilin-1-like, giving the protein MWSEGWCDYKRLPVKQAQGWYDYKRLPGKHAPSWNHPSDGNHRLINVVPKRPPLGDKRSSLLAKPKEAGYSRYYCHVDYQEWVKGRCFTQDPRRAPPYKRGHYGYRWSRDEYSTSQQPQYRAMRNGFRRKRFYCSHYSRQSSPHKRGAPFLRESRVGGKDSLHSRFGSSLSSRSRMRSFHQSRCRWKERAIQVLKTSTDTIPSSSSSKMGSKEPLCINQTEEPESNTTAGPELCEDSQLSIRSKAIASKITEIEKVYRQVCETFGMVVERLVEKDRSLEKSIQFAMKQSLHEIGEQHVEELKHFIMEYDNSTPDFGDPFLKN; this is encoded by the exons atgtggtcTGAGGGATGGTGTGACTACAAGCGACTTCCAGTAAAACAAGCTCAGGGATGGTATGActacaagcgacttccaggaaaacatGCGCCTTCTTGGAACCATCCCAGTGATGGTAACCATAGATTAATTAATGTTGTGCCAAAGAGACCgcctctgggagacaagagatctTCTCTGCTAGCCAAACCCAAGGAAGCAGGCTACAGTAGATACTACTGTCATGTTGATTACCAAGAATGGGTCAAGGGCCGCTGTTTTACTCAGGATCCAAGAAGAGCCCCACCCTACAAAAGAGGCCATTATGGCTACCGATGGTCAAGAGATGAGTATTCCACAAGCCAACAGCCTCAATACAGGGCCATGAGAAATGGCTTTAGAAGAAAACGTTTCTATTGTTCCCATTATTCAAGACAAAGCTCTCCCCATAAACGGGGCGCtccttttttgagagaatcaCGTGTGGGCGGGAAGGACTCCTTACATAGCAGATTTGGATCCAGTCtcagcagtagaagcaggatgcGCTCCTTCCATCAGTCTCGAtgtagatggaaagagagagccatccaGGTTTTGAAAACATCAACAGATACTATACCCTCAAGTTCTTCATCCAAG ATGGGATCCAAGGAACCATTATGTATCAACCAGACAGAAGAACCCGAGTCAAACACAACAGCTGGCCCAGAATTGTGTGAAGACAGCCAGCTTAGCATTCGCTCTAAAGCGATTGCATCAAAAATCACTGAGATTGAGAAGGTTTACCGACAAGTCTGTGAAACTTTCGGGATGGTGGTGGAAAGGCTGGTTGAAAAGGATCGTTCCTTAGAAAAATCTATACAGTTTGCAATGAAGCAGAGTTTGCATGAAATAGGTGAGCAACATGTTGAAgaactcaagcatttcattatggagtatgataattctactccagattttggagacccttttttaaagaattag